A genomic window from Salmo salar chromosome ssa23, Ssal_v3.1, whole genome shotgun sequence includes:
- the LOC106583938 gene encoding SAGA-associated factor 29 isoform X3, protein MSADTKIAELLTELHQLIKQTQEERSRSEHNLLNIQKTHERMQTENKTSPYYRTKLRGLYTTARADAEAECSILRHALDKIAEIKSLLEERRIAAKMAGVNSDNDPPRKTMRRGVLMTLLQQSAMTLPLWIGKPGDSPPPLCGAMPANSDYVAKQGDKVAARVKAVDGDEQWILAEVVSYSHSTNKYEVDDIDEEGKERHTLSRRRIIPLPQWKANPETDPEALFSKDQLVLALYPQTTCFYRALIHTHPHRPQDDYSVLFEDTSYADGYSPPLNVAQRYVVACKENKKK, encoded by the exons GAGGAGCGGTCGCGCAGTGAACACAACCTGCTCAACATCCAGAAAACACATGAGAGGATGCAGACTGAGAACAAGA CCTCCCCTTACTACCGGACTAAGCTGAGGGGACTCTACACCACAGCCAGAGCAGACGCTGAGGCAGAGTGCAG TATTCTTCGTCATGCTCTCGACAAAATTGCAGAGATCAAATCCTTATTGGAGGAGAGGCGAATAG cGGCTAAGATGGCAGGTGTGAACAGCGACAATGACCCCCCCAGGAAGACCATGCGGAGGGGGGTGCTGATGACGCTGCTCCAACAGTCAGCCATGACGCTCCCGCTGTGGATTGGCAAGCCAGGAGACAG tcctcctcccCTGTGTGGGGCGATGCCAGCCAACAGTGACTACGTGGCCAAGCAAGGGGACAAGGTGGCAGCGCGGGTCAAGGCCGTGGACGGAGACGAACAGTGGATCCTGGCCGAGGTGGTCAGCTACAGCCACTCCACCAACAA GTACGAAGTGGATGACATTGATGAGGAAGGAAAAGA gaGACACACCCTGAGCAGGCGGCGTATCATCCCCCTCCCCCAGTGGAAGGCCAACCCAGAGACGGACCCGGAGGCCCTGTTCAGTAAAGACCAGCTGGTGCTGGCCCTCTACCCCCAGACCACCTGCTTCTACAGAGCCCTCatccacacccacccacaccgg cccCAGGACGACTACTCAGTGCTGTTTGAGGACACGTCGTACGCAGACGGCTACTCCCCGCCCCTCAATGTAGCTCAGAGATACGTGGTGGCCTGCAAAGAGAACAAAAAGAAGTAG